AATATTGCCAAAGGAAAGTTTCTTGTCTGctgagagaaggcagaaaacaGTGACAGAACACAGGAGAAACATGAACCTGAACTATTATTCTGGGGCTTTCTACACTTATGCTTTTTATACCTCCTGCACTTCAAAAATTTCTGGCAGAGAAACTACATCTTAGCAGGGTTTGTCTCTGCCATTGCCACATTAACACCAGACACAGCTTTATTAGGTGGATTTCAGCTTTGATATTGCTCTTCATTAAGCTCATTTTCacagctctttctctttccagttTGGCCCCAGTTTGGCCCAAGAAAGTGCAGTGGGAGTTCAGCCGGGGCCAGCTGCCCTGAGGTGTGTCGTTATGCTCAGCCACTCCCTTTGATCAATCCCGCCCTGCTCCGCAGGCTCAGACGTTTGATCCACCCTTATCAGAAGCAAGCAGAAGTTAAGAAATCTAAATTACTCCATTGCTCATCTTTGGGTAGAAAAAACCAGATCAGAGGCAGCTCACTCTGGCCACCTGACACAGGAAGCCAGGCACCAGGGGAGCAGCTGTGAGTACACCCTGCTACCCTCACCCGTGCGAAGGGGGTGACGGCCACTTAGCCACCAGAGCTAAGGGCACAGAAAAGGGCTCTCAGCAGTTTCATCTCGGCCGTGTTACTattccagagcagctctgtttaCTTGACATTGTTTTAGGCAAGTGCCAAATGAGTGGACAAATGCCAGACTTCTAGAATACAGGCCAAGAAAGACTGAAAAAGTTAAATAGAGACCTCAGCCCTAACACCCTTCAGCTGTGAATGACCTACTTGGACTTCTCAGTGGCTTTCAAAGTTTTCACACTGCTTTCTGTCCTGCCATTTACCTGcaaaagaagcaaaacacagcaacagcttgagtggcagcagaggggaggaagagaaaataaatgtaaaacaaaacccaaccaccaagccaagccagatttcagcagcacagcaggaactGTGCAGTGCACCACGCAGAGCTCCACGTGAACAGCAGGATGGGGGAagcttgctttctgcagagctctgcctgggagTTCAGCTCCCATGCACATACTGCTGATGTCTCACACAAGTGCAATTCTCCCTGGTGGTTCCCTCCATCTGAGTGACCTCCTTCTTCATGGCACAAAAGATTCCTtccatgaaataaaatgaaaccacCCCAAACCTTTCATATACCCTTTTACCACTTCCACCCCTGTTCAATTAAGCTGAAATTAGTCTATCAATTGAAAGATTTCATTTATTTACTCTTTTTTGCAGAGGTGAAAGACACATAAGCTGTACCATGTCCCCAGCACTTCCTAGGGAACCAGAGTGAAGATGAAGTGGTCTGCATGACATACTTGGGCACCTCAACCACACACACCTCAGTGCATCTTACTACCAGGACTCCTGCTCCAAATGCCATGGAAGAGCAATGATATCAGTAATCAAATATCAATGACTTTCAAGTCTATTAATCCAATATTATGTTTGTTGGAAAACAAAGATTTCCAAAGAGCATTAGAATCAAGCTCATGAAACAGCAGCATAGCTGTGAAACAACCAAGTACAGCAAGGTGCAGCTGCATCACCAGAGAGGAATTAAACCCCCCCAGGACTTCAGTGGATATCTGAATCCCCAGTATGTGAAATGCAACATTTATCCTGCCATAATCAAAAGCTCCACAGCATCAAGCTTTAATTTCTTCCTGAAACCACAAGCAGAAGTATGCATTCATCAAGATGAGGACCCTTCACAATTTATTTCAACACAAGCAACCCTGGCATGCCTTGAGGGTGTGTGCAGTAAAGGTGTAGGACTAGAGGCAGGGACTGCAAGTTCTGTGCCCAGATCCACCATATCCCTCCTGGGTGATACAAGCAACCTGTAGAGGTCCCAGGAGTCAGTTCATAAAGTGAACAGCATGTGTCCTTCCTACCTTTTAGAGACTCTGGCAAGGCCTTACTCATTACTGTTGGCttaccaaacaaaacaaacaacaaacaaacaatcaacaACTCCCCCGTACATCAGACATGAAGCGCTGTGAAGAAGCATTGAGCACAGTGTAGGATGAATGATAAACACAAGGATGGTTAGGGggtgccttatgaggagaggctgagagacctggggctgtttagtctggaaaagagaagactgagaggggatttaataaatgtttatcaatatctgagggctggaggtcaggagggaggggacaggctctgctcacttgctccctgtgatgggacaaggagcaatggatgaaagctgcagcacaggaggttcctcctcaacacaagggggaacttctttgctCTAAGGGCCAGagaccactggagcaggctgcccagagaggctgtggagtctgcttctctggagactttcaaggcctgtctggatgtgttcctgtgtgacctgagccggattgtatggtcctgctctggcaggggggttggactcgacgatctctttgggtcccttccaccccctgacatcctgtgatcctgggaaACCCAGTGTAAGCATCCCTGGGTCCTATTTGAgatgaaaaacaacaaaacacccaaaccccacaactcAGCCTATCTTCCTAGCACGTTCTATCTCCTGGCATTCACTGGCATTCTGAACAGGAAGGAAAGGTGTAGCAAAGCAACGACACTATTGCATTTGAAGGGCAATGTGTACACCAGGAAAGGCTAAGCTTCTgtctcaagaaaaaaaacatgctTCTCATTCTGGTGGATTTCTCTTCCTCCACCCCCAGGTTTCACTggagtgttaaaaaaaaagcatttggtCAATCAATTGCAGTTTTCAAAAGTGTCTTTAAGCAGTTTTGTCCCAATTTAACCAGGAGTTAAAGCCTGCCCCCAGCGTGTGCTGCAGCATGGTTTCGGTGCTACCTCATGGCAACATTTGTAAGTCTTACTTGCATCAAGCACGGCAGTTACAAGCAGcaaagtctctcagccttccacAGGTACACACAGGaaagttaaaaagaaacaaaccaaaacaaagaacagaaacaccaaaaaaaacccactcccTCTAAAGGCATTTTATACCAAACTGTGTGGAAACACTTtggactggaaaagaaaacaacataaAAATCACAGCCTCATCATATAAGCAAATCAAAGTGGTCATTCAGCTTCCTCCTACAAATTGCAGGCCATGTGTTTTATTGTTCCCCaagatcacagaagcacagaacgttaggggttgaaaggcacctccagggatcatccagtccaagcccctgccagaggaggatcacccaggaccacatccaggtggggttggaaagtcaccagagcaggagattccacaacctctctgggcagcctgctccaggcctccagcaccctcacagggacaaagttttccctcccatcctgtggcaccttctctgctccagcttgcccccagtaccccttgtgctgtccttggacatccctgagcagagcctggctccaacccTGAACATCTTTATCACCAACAATGAGGGAACgcccccaggctcctctgctccaagccccagctccctcagctgtcctcacagggagatgttccactgcctgcagcatctctgtggctatGTATTGGATGCTTTCAAGctgttccctgaggtccttcttgaactgaggggctcagaactggacacaacattccaggtgtggccttaccagagcagaggacaggagaggagaacctgtacaactccttttaaaaacattttaaagcacCTTCTTTATGGAAATAGCAAGCTAAAATGCCAAAAATGTCTCCTAAGCTTGAGTTGCCTATAGAAAAACGTGTGTGCAGCTGAACGTTGGAGGACTGGCCAAGCAGAGGCCTCCTGCTCTGTATTTGTTGTGCATTTTGCacatgctggcagcacaggggacaCTTTGAGAACATTCAAGGCTTTTTTTTACAACTTAAGAGTAAATACAACGGGGATCACAAGTGTTCATAAAGAGTAAAGAAACTGAGTACTCTGgcgctcttaaaaaaaaaacgaGCAGAGAGAGCAAATTAAATCTGAAGGAGGAAGCTTCAGAACAACTAAAGGTAGCATTGCTTCTTAGGGTTTGAGGTTAAGCTCAGAATTCTGCAGGACAGGATGTTACAAACATCGACGTTTTATAGGACTCAGGAAGAGAACTGTCGGTCTTAGGCAagagctccacagcagctgctgaatgaGACAACTCCTGCGACTCCTGAAGCCCCTCAGCGCTCACATTTTAGCTCATAACTTTGCTCTACTCTTCCAGAACCAACGATTTGGCAGGTTTTAGAGAGCGGAACAAACAGCAAACGATCAAAATCAGACCTGACGTAGGTATCCTTGCAAAGGAAGAGCCACTCTCGGCACCGAAGAGAGACCTTTAGAAAAGGCTAACTCATCACACGTCGACCTTTTATTATATCCGCTGGGAGCAGAGGTCGCCTTCAATTCGTCACGGTTAATATGGATTAACATCAGCCTGACTTTAGAACAGCCCAGCCCGACCCGCAGAGCTTGCGGAAGAGCAGGACCTGTCCACGGGGACATTCCAGCTTCCCGCCCATCGCTGAGAGAGGAATGGGGACAGAGACAAGCCTGCTTCAAAACACTCCCCTTGCCCTACGCCTCCAGCATCCTCCTTCCCCCCGAGGCGCGCATCCAGCTCCACAAAGCGCGCCGAGCGCAGCAGCGGGAGCCACAGGCCACCCCCCGCAGCCTCCGGAAACCCTGCGGCCGGGCGCTGATCACCGCGCGCCTCCCGAGCGCGCCCTGCcctgcggcggggccgggctgcTTCCTCCGCGGGACAGCTGCCGAGAAGCCGAGAGCAGCGCACCAACAGCCCCCGCGGGAAGGAAGCCGCGGCTGATGAAGCTGCCAGGCCGGCAAAGGCCGGCACCGGGCCCGGGCCGCCGCCCCGCTCACAGGGAGGGTGTCCGGAGGCGGAGGATCTTCCTCCCCGGAGCGGCGCCTGAGCCGAGCCTCGCCCGGCAGCAAGGCTGCGAAGCCCCCGTAGATATGGGGGATGCCCGCGGCCCGCGCAGGCCGCGCCCCCGGCCCCCGCACCTCGGCTTACATTACGGCCCCTCAGAACGCGCCATGGGCCGCAGCACCGCCCGCGGGGAGCCCGGGACACCGCCCTCCAGCGCCGCACTCACCTCCCGCGCCGCCGGCGGCCGCTACTCCCGTGGCGGCGGCAGCGGAGCCTGCAGCGCAGCCCGCAGCGGTGCCCGCGCTCGGCCGCACCCCGCCGCTGCCTCTCCCCCCGCCGCGCGCACGCGCCACGCGCCCGCCGCGCGCACGCGCCCTCTGCCCCGACGCCGCCCCCGGCCGGCCCACGAgggggcgccgccgccgccggtgGGGGACTGCGTGACCCTTCCCTGCGCAGAGGTCGGCGAGAGGCAGACGTGGTCCGCGCCGTGCCCCCTCCGCCTGCCGGGCTCCAATACCCGAGCGTTTCAGCGCATTGGCAAACGGCGCACGTCGCACTCCGCTCCCCTCCCCAGCGCTGAGACGTGCCCCACAGCCACACTCCTCTCGGGCATCCCCCGCGCCTCAGCGAGCGGTATCGGCCTCTCGCACCCGGGCAGTTTCAGGTTCCTGCTGgcgctgcaggcagtgctgccattTCCTTCATGCCCACACTTGCCACCTCTCTTAGCAGCTCCCGGGCccagcttccccctgcctcagcaAGATGTAGGAGGACTAAGCTCAGCTCActctgcagcaccagggctCTGCATCCCCCAGGGTCAGGCAGAATGCACTAGCCTCAAGGAggcctgggcacagggacaggctgttgGAGGTGCACACAAGGGTCtcttccccttgtcctgcccgGGGTCACGCACAGGATCAAGAAAGATGGCAGGGTTCAACCCACTGACGTTTCTCAAGCACCCATCATGGATTTCAGAGTATCACCTTTGCTCTGGATTTTTATTACTTGCCCCTTCTGCCCAGGAGAGAGGGCGTGCTGGAGCCTGCAtaccagcctgctctggggctgttcctcTGGACTCTCAGCTGCTTGGTGTTCCCATCTCCAgctcctcatcttcctcctctgaCCAGCTCAAGCTGTCATCTGAgtcctcctcctgtgctgcccagagctctTCTGCATTGGTAGCTTCTTTCTGCTCGCCAGAGGAGTGCAACTTGTTCTGGAgtagctccagcctggcccatgAGCCAGGGCTGGCTTTGCAAAGCATGATCTCCACCTTGCTAGGAACCATGCTCACAAAGCTCTTCTCTGTTTTGATGACCTAAAGAGAGGGAAATGTACAATGAACCGGGCAGGGGAGGACAGGCAGCACATGTCCATCCttactgcagagctctgccagaggagcagagaggacgAATCTCCCCTCATGTgccaggaagcagagcaggttcCACATgagcttcacagtatcacagctaAACAGCAAGGGCTGCACTGGTGCAGAGTTCTGGAGGGATCAGCTAGGTGCACCCACGTGCAGGGTTGtggcacagcaccctgcccacagcagagctgtgctgaggcgCAGGCATGCCCAGACTGAGCAGCGCTCTGCTacctgcaggcacaggctgcacacGTGGGAAAAGAAGGCAAGAAATGCACATGCAAATTGCTGAGGGtcactgctcctcacagccagcaAGCAGCTGGGAAATCAGAGAGTCTCTGCcctcacactgctgcctgcttgaaGACACAGCAGAATTGcagggggacctgctgggaccTGAGACTGGGACCTGCTAGGGCAAGGACCTTCTGGGGCAGTCTAGAACCAAACCCAGAATGCTTACAGAGCTGGCACTGacacccagctctgcttttaGTCCAGGACTGATTGGTGCAACCGCCAGGAGCCTGTGAAAAAGCTCTCTTCACAATCTGTAAGGCATTTCCCAGCAGAAGTGGCTATAAATGGTGGTACCTGAGTGACCTGGCTCCTAGATGacctcaacaagagcaagtcAGGACTGTGGCAGAGAGTAGTTTAGGATGCTTCAGATAGTGCAGGCCAGTTAGAtgggcactgagctcaggcacAGTCCTGGCATGGCTCTCAGGGGATGCTACCACTGTGGGATCAACAGATTAAAAACCTattgctccctcagcctttgctgctatAGAAAACTGGAGACAAACTAAGTTCTCTCTGCTGTGCCGTGGTGGACCCAAAGCTTCAAGAGCTGTCAATGAACCACAGCAAGGCAGGGACTATGAAGCTGCTGGAGTAAAAGTCAGAGAATCCTGACCATGCAGAGAGCAATTTTCCCTCCTGGGAGCCTGTGTCTTGGGCTGCAGATGATTCtcccagagcacaggctgccttgcaccactgcagcccagccccacgcATACTGGAACAGGGATTGAAGTAAACAGGATCTTACCCCCCAGAGATCCATTTCTGCCTGGAAAATCTTATTTCCTTCACAGGTGATGTGAATTTCAAGCTGAAAGATCAATAGACAATTATCTGAACCGGTAGCATGGCACTGTCAgagctcttcccccaggcagcatgctgccttccagcactgTAGCATCCCACATCCTGCTTCCACTAACAGTCTGGTGAtcccctcagcacctgggaGCACTTCACCTCCCTCAGAGCATGCCAGGTTCACCTCTGCCACCAGCTGGGGGAACCAATGCCTTCAAAGCcacctgctgaggctgaaagCCACTGAGCCAGACTGGCCAGGcagacactgctgcagcagcagcaaagttgCCAGGCTCCCAGCTTGGGGACAGTGGGTCAGCAGTGCCAACTCCTGCTATAGCAACAGACCAAACAGGCCACCAAAGAGTGCCAGGCACTcagccctctccaggctgctggctcttcTAAATCAGGTGCCATGGAAGCATGCACTCCTAGCCCAGTtctgccagccccactcacCACGGTGCTGTTGGCTTTCACACTGCTGAGAGCGGGCAGGGGGTTCTTGGCGTAGACAGTAACCACCACCTGGCTGCTAGTCTGGTGCCAGTCCTGCCGGCATGACACCACCTTCTGGTCCTGCCAGGGAGAGAACCCCTCACTGCACTGCATACAGCCTTAGCACACCCCACACAGCAGGGAGCTCTGTGCCTGAGCATGCTGCTTTGCACATCTTCAGAGTGCCAGCTGAGGCTGGCATCAGTGCCAGCTGAGGTTGGCATCAGCTAAGCAAAATCAAGCTCTGCCTTTTGTGCAGGTTTTTGAGGGGAAGTGGTTCCTGCAAGAAGTGGTTCCTGCAAAGatggccagcccctgccaggctgtctCATGCAACATGGGGCATCTTGGGGCTGCTCCAGAGAGATGTGTTAAGACCAGAGATATCCCCTTCTTGTTCCTGAGTCACCTTGCTGTGCCCAAGCTCAGAGACAGGCTCTGGTGCAGTTGGAACCTTGGTCTGGAGGGCAGTgcagggacagttgctggacaTGGATCATGCCACCATGCTAAATTTGGGAGACAGATGAGCTGCAACTGGCCACGTTTCACCTTTCCCCCACAAGACTCCCACCTGATcagtgccacaggcagctgtggcctcaccaggacttTCAGAGCAACACCAGGAGATGGATCCCCTGCATTCCTTAGCATTGCTGACCAAAGAAATGCCCCAGGAGGAATCCCAGCACAGGTGCAAGCACAAAGCATCTGCATCACAACATCACACTTCattcactgcaacctcctttacATCCACTAAATGTTTTCTGCTCCAGGACAAAgaacaggctgggctcagagagggctgctcagagcagtgcagaTTGAGGGGACCATGATGCACTTTCAGGGATATCCTGGGCCACTTTTGCCAGCTAAGCCTGTTTGCAGCCAAGAGCTTTCCTGAGGAAACACACACACTATTAGGAACTGGGATTCCTTCCCCATTGCCCTGCCACAATACCATGTTGCTGTGTAGGTGAGGGCCCTCCTGGGAAGCAGTTGCAGAGCAAAAGTTCCATTGACACCAAACTGAGTTATCTGCACTCCTCTGTCAAAACTGCTGGGCCTTTTCTCTGGGGTTTTCCTGTGCTCAACTGTCTGCCCCTCTGTAAGAGCCTGCAGCCATGCCTGGGGCCAGGTCTTGCCTCATTCAGGTTCCTGTTGCACACCTGTCCATGGGGTGTGAGAGCTGAGACAGgttgtggctgcagagcagcattttAACCATCAGATGGGTGAAGGTTAAGTGTTCAACACCACACAGTCATCTGCTAGCAGCTAGGACAACTGAGAGAATTAAATGCACAGCCCCACGTGAATGCAGAGCAAGGGAAGCAGCGCTCCTCAGGTGCCAGTAGTGGCACTTTGCTCACACAAGTCACACCTGCCAAGAGCCTCCTTACCCCCCTGCCcttccagcagtgtgtcccgctgctgcagcctggctgctccaggAAGGCGCTGAAATCTGTCGTCTTGattccacagcagctccagtacTTCATCCTGGGGAGAGCAGGTGACCTGAGCAGGGACTGCccacaggagcaggagaggggacCACAGCATACTTCAAAGTGGTGGGGGAGAAGGGCTCatagccagcagctcccctgcccaccTGTCACCCAGGGGAGTGTCACCCACGACTGCATCAGCCatgctgctgaggccacacaaCCTTGTGATGCAACACCTTCAGTCCCCATCAGTGTCAGTGTGCAACCCAGTAAAGGGTTGTTCCTTACCCCTCATGGAAGACAGGAACACCAGGATGGAAGTTACAAACCTCCATGTTGCTCTCAGGGCCCTGGTAGGTCTGTGGAGTAAGCAGCAGAGGAAACTTTGGGCTGTGCCTCTGGCACTGCACAGCATGGCGCAGCCAGGCACCCACCCATTGGTGCCCATCCCTTCACAGGGACAACACAATGCCCAATGTCACCCTTCCACTGGGTCCAGTATCTGTGAGGACTTACTCTGGGactgtgcccagccagcagcctgccactgctccctgccagcagggcagcccacCTGGCCTCAGCAGGACCCCAGTGTTACTCCCTcaaccctggcagcagccctttcCATGTGCAGTCTCCCAAAcacagcctggtgccagcccagggctgggcagcagtgggacATCGGGCATCACAAAAACTTGCTTTGAGGTGCAAGGGGCTGTTCAGCCACCCTgcccttttccctccttcccagaGCATGTCAGTCATGTCCTTATCCACTTTTTGCTCCCTTGCTTgctcccctctctgctgccttcccgGGTTGCtgaccctcctgcagctcactcCCTCAGGCACACACCTGGAGGCAGGCAGATAGCCCTACACAAGGTGGCCTTGAGTCAATGTAGGAAAGCTGTCCTGCATCCATCAGTGCAGGTGGGAATTGGTCCATGGGCATTTCACCCACGTGCCCATCTCTGTCACATGTGCTATAGTGCATTCAGTGAGTAGCAGGGAATGCTGCACCCCAGTGCAGGGGTGTGGCTGGGAGATGACAGAGGCAACCGGTCCAAGAACTGCATTATTGAGCACTGCCACCTCCCACTCCACCTGGCACCCTGCTCCACACTTGGTGGCAGCTGGGAAATTACACCCCCCCAGCCAGGTAGTGCAGACAGTGCAAAGATGAGACCCTGCCAGTTACTCACCGCCTTGCAGGCTGCATTGGTGCAGGTGGTGCCAGCTCTCACCTGGGCAGCTGCCTCCCCTGAGAAGGCAACACAGCCTCACACCAGGGCATGTGCTATGTGCACCTgccccaaaccctccctgcggccccactgccagctccccagcttggcacacacagccctgcagcacagcccattGCAATGCCCCTCTGAGTGGCAGGTCTGGGTCTGCAGGTGGCTGAGCTTgcagcaccccctgccctgtgccctgcaaacCCCAGGCTGAA
This sequence is a window from Dryobates pubescens isolate bDryPub1 chromosome 18, bDryPub1.pri, whole genome shotgun sequence. Protein-coding genes within it:
- the ITGB1BP2 gene encoding integrin beta-1-binding protein 2; amino-acid sequence: MASLCYNKGCGQRFDPQHNTKDSCLYHPGVPIFHDALKGWSCCKKRTTDFSEFLSIKGCTKGFHSKEKPPEPSSQEISDEQKTKAAKELIVQGPKSAEKMQRERPSSDEPRQLLPIKVSRSLEQALEKLNLSSKAEAPEGSCAGEAAAQVRAGTTCTNAACKATYQGPESNMEVCNFHPGVPVFHEGMKYWSCCGIKTTDFSAFLEQPGCSSGTHCWKGRGDQKVVSCRQDWHQTSSQVVVTVYAKNPLPALSSVKANSTVLEIHITCEGNKIFQAEMDLWGVIKTEKSFVSMVPSKVEIMLCKASPGSWARLELLQNKLHSSGEQKEATNAEELWAAQEEDSDDSLSWSEEEDEELEMGTPSS